The Blastocatellia bacterium genome includes the window GGCCGCAAACGATGCGAGACCACATACGCCTTTCGCACTTTCCTCGATCATGGCGTGAAGCTGACGTTCGGTTCGGACTGGACCGTCGCACCGCTCGATCCCATCCTCGGCATTGATGCGGCGGTCACGCGGCGAACGCTCGACGGAGCGAACCCTCAGGGCTGGTTCCCCGAACAGAAGATCACCGTCCAGGAGGCCATCGAAGCCTATACGCTGTCCAATGCCTACGCGACTTTCGATGAGAACAGAAAAGGCTCGCTGACGCCCGGCAAACTGGCCGACATGGTCGTGCTGTCCCAGGACATCCTGACTATTCCCGCAACCGAGATCGTGAAGACCGAAGTCATCATGACCATCGTCAACGGAAAGATTGTCTACGAGAAGAAATGACCGGGCCGCCGATTCATCGAGCGACCTGTGGACACTTTCTCACGGAGCGGACCATCGGTGTGAATCTGAGAAATCTGTGGTTATTTTTCGGAGGAGGACGATTATGAGGAAATCATACAGCCGCTCATCGAAGGACGGTATTCGTGTCATCCTGGCGCTGGTGATCAGCGGGGGGATGAGCCTGATGAACTTAGGCGTCGGATTCGCCCAAAATCTCCCGATGAAATTGGTCACAACGGGATCGCTGCCTCCCCCGCTTGAGTACGCTCTCAATCTCAGCATCCCATCGAATGACGGGATTGGAATTCAGCCAACGCTCGGGGGGCGGATTATCTTCCGCTCAAAACGATTTGATCCGGCGACGACCGATCACCACCTCAGTTCGAGTCGGGACGCCGCCTTTGCCATCTTCAACGACAGCCGCTCATTCCGGGGCGCCATCTTCGTCTGGCGAGCGAACACGCGAACGCTCTCCCGGCTTGTCCAGATCGGTGACCGCACTCCCGAGGGAAGAATCTTCACGGCCATCCACGGTCTCTCGATGAATGATCGAGGGGATATTCTCTTTACCGCGGAGACATCGGGTCCCGGTCCCCATCCCGGTTTTGCCCGGAGTGGATTGTACCTGGCTTCCGGCTCCACCATCACGACGGTTCTCACCAGCGATGAGACGACACCGTTTGGGGCGCTGTTCTCCTTCACCCATCCACGATTGGCCGACTCCGGGGCCATTTACTTCACAGCCCAGATGAGTTCCGGCGAGGGACCTCCCCGCCAGGCGATCTTCCGCCTCTCGGGACCGACCCTCGAACGCCTCGTCGTCGCGGGTGATCGAAGCGAAACGGGAGATGTCATCATCCGCCCGGAACTTCAGGCGATTGGACCCTCGGGTGGAATCGCCTTCCTTGACAAGTCAGCGGGGACTGTCACGGCCTATCTCGCCGCCGGCGGAACGATCACGAAAATTGCGCGATCGGGCGAACCGGTGACGACGGACCGGGGGACGGTCACGTTCGAGAGCGCCCCGGGGCTGGTGCCGTTTGTCCTCTCGCCCCGGTCGGTCGGCCCCTCGAACGAAGTCGCCTTCATCGGAACATTTCCCGGACGCAACGACAACCCTGTTTTCGGCCTCTACCGCTTCAGCCGGGGAAGTCCACTCAAAGAACTCCTCCGCACGCCGCGGACAATCGGTAACTTTGTCGCTCAACTCCTGAGCTACTCGTTTGTCACCGATGCTGGACTCATCTATTGCGCGGCATCCATGCTGGAGACGGGAAACAGTGCTGTCCTGGCCATCACCAACGAAGGTCGGATCACGGTCAATCAATTCCCCGGAGCGTCCTCGACGACCTTGAATGCACCGGCTGTTGCCATCAATCCGAATGGTGAGGCCCTCTTCCAGCGCATCAGTGTGAATCTGGTCAACCCGGTCTCGGGAGGGGTCGCGGTCTCGTTGAACCTGTTTGTTCCCCGACGGGTCGAGCCGCTCGTTGCCGATCTCGCCTCCGTGCTTCCTCAAGCGACCTT containing:
- a CDS encoding choice-of-anchor tandem repeat NxxGxxAF-containing protein, coding for MRKSYSRSSKDGIRVILALVISGGMSLMNLGVGFAQNLPMKLVTTGSLPPPLEYALNLSIPSNDGIGIQPTLGGRIIFRSKRFDPATTDHHLSSSRDAAFAIFNDSRSFRGAIFVWRANTRTLSRLVQIGDRTPEGRIFTAIHGLSMNDRGDILFTAETSGPGPHPGFARSGLYLASGSTITTVLTSDETTPFGALFSFTHPRLADSGAIYFTAQMSSGEGPPRQAIFRLSGPTLERLVVAGDRSETGDVIIRPELQAIGPSGGIAFLDKSAGTVTAYLAAGGTITKIARSGEPVTTDRGTVTFESAPGLVPFVLSPRSVGPSNEVAFIGTFPGRNDNPVFGLYRFSRGSPLKELLRTPRTIGNFVAQLLSYSFVTDAGLIYCAASMLETGNSAVLAITNEGRITVNQFPGASSTTLNAPAVAINPNGEALFQRISVNLVNPVSGGVAVSLNLFVPRRVEPLVADLASVLPQATFFDFPVLAANNTGSLLFIGNVGGGRNLYLLRNNVVSPVVRVGQKIENVTITAITTAVINDQGVIAFEAELDVGSGVFVVTGNTIRKLAATGDLAIGSGMPGDPSSMYFTHIFDLAINQRGQIAFIANLSNIPSGPNVPPVRDHAIFLATPGQFGYPAPPPPILGLSNFRVKNSPPLYISKLALGEDGSVVFTAQAERAEGVYLSAVRSGG